From Candidatus Methylomirabilis lanthanidiphila:
ACGCGGCGCACCTGCTCCTCAATCGGAGGATTGGAGCGCTGCCGGTGGTAAAAGGTGGGAAGGTCGTCGGCATTATCACCGAGACGGACATGATCCGGGCTCTCATCAATCTGGAGGAGGCCCAGTAAGCGCGGTCAACGTGAGAGGTGGAAACGTCGCTTGGAACCAGTAGCTGGGCGTTACTTGGTCGTACCCTTACTGCGTGTTACAAGAACAGCAGGACGAAGCAAGCGTTCGCCTCGCATGACATGCAGCACATAGACGCGTGAGCCTTCTTCCCGGTAGAAGATTCGGCATGGTGGCTCAACGATCTGTCGGTAGCGCCACCCCTTGAGCTCCTGTGGCTTAGAACCGCTCTTGGGATGATCAGCAAGCTGACCCACGTGCCGAAATACGTTCTGGACTAATATCTTGGCCGCTTCCGGATTGTCCAAGGCGATGTAGTCGGCGATGGCATCCAGGTCGCTCAGCGCAGGCTCGGTCCAAATTACTTCAGCCATCGAGTCATGCGCTTTTTGGCTTGTGCATGAGTGAGCGTACGCCCTTCCTCAATAGCTTTCTCCCCACGCGCGATTCCTTCGAGCAGGCTCATCCGATGCTGCAAGGCCTCGTAGGTGTCAACGTCTACCAGGTAGGCACTTGGTACACCGTGCTGCGTAATGAGGATAGGCTCCTTGTTCCGTTCCAGCTCGGAGAGCAGCTCTGTGGCTTGGCGCTTCAGTGTTGTGACGAGTTCGGTTCGCATAAAAGTAATACTATAGTAGCACTATGATCCTTGCAAGCCCAATGTGACTCACCGGAGCATTTAGCTTCCGGCGCGCCTGCATCCGCGGGCCCTGATCGATCTTGAGGAGGCGTCGTAAAGGTCATTGGGGGGCAGTCTATCCGGCGGCAATTGCGTGGGCCGACCCGTCTCGAACGTCGCGTGAGGAGCTGGCGCGCTAGCCGGCCCGGACTCGTCAGTCTTCACTCACCTCACTACCTGCTTTCCAGGAACCGTAAGGCAAGCGTGACCATCAGCTACAATACCTTATTCGGCGTTGTTCAGGATGCTTTTCCGGCCACTTCAATAAAGGAGAACTCCTTGAGACCTGCGCTCGCCTTGGCGTGCTCGATGGTCATGCTGACGAGATTGCCCGTGGCATCAAGATCCACGTAGATGTTCTCGCTGATCTCCCTTGTTTCGTTTACCGGATTCTCGGTGAACTCGATCAGGGCCGTATCGGTGTCGGCGAAATATTTTACTTTCATTGTCCCTTCTCCGTGTATCCTCTGTCGAAGAACGCGTTGTGGACCGTTTCACCGTCCTCCAGTACGATCACTCGAAGATACCGTCCGACGGTCTTGATGAATACCCGTTTCTCGATTCTCCCGTCGGACTGAATCCTCGTTTCTATTGCGTGATCAATCGCTTCCGCGATCCATTCGTTTCGAATGATAGTACGGTCGGGTCGCATCCGCACATGGTCGAAATATCTCGTGGTTTTCATTCAGCCTTTATCTCATTGTTCGCTGAACGTGCTGCATAACCGGGCGCCGGCGCGCGAAGCGTCACGGGAATTCGTAAGCGCAGCTTGCAACGGTCCGATTGACCGAGAAAAGGTGGTCGGCATTATCACCGAGACGGACATGATCCGCGCCTTGATCGATCTGGAGGAGGCCCGGTAAACCTTTCTTTGCCTCCTAACGGAGCGCGAGTTGTCTGGTCACCAAGCGAGCACGCTCATAGGCGCGCCGGTGGCATAATGGGTTCTGGTTAGGATCGGATATCGATCCCGATCCAGAAACACACGCCAGCTACTACAGCCTGTAGCTGCTCGGGCGAGAGTATGCCCAGCGGACGCATGAGCCTGACCGTGGGCACGGTAACAATGCCCTGCGCGTCGAAGGCGCCTGAGCGCAGAAAGGGGACGGGGACAGCAATCTCATAGCCTGTGCCTCTGAGGCTCGTTGTGTGGGGGACCACGGTGATCAAGGCACGATCTTCCTCAGCGTGAGGCACGCCAAGAACGAGGCAGGGACGGATCTTCGCAGCCAATCCGAGGTCAACTAGCCAGACCTCGCCCCGGCAAGGAGGTCTCACCCTTGTGCCTCGTTGCGGTCATACTCCTGGAACACCAAATCGGCAACGTTGGTCAGTTCGTTATCTGAGGGCGACGCGTAAGGGGATTCGAGGAGGCGCCGAAGAAGCCTGGCGAGAGCCTCATGCTTCTCCTGTTCAGGGAGAGCCTCGAAGGAATCGATCAATTGTCGCACCGCGTTCGTCATTAAAATAATTATACATCCTTATAGACCGGCAGCCAAGGTTCGCGATGAGCCGTCGGTGCCCATGATCGCATTGGCGCCGACGGCTCTATTTGCCTGTCAGCCGGTCAAAGGTCCAGTGGCTACCGATTCATATTCCCCGCATCATCGGCCTGTCGGACGAGAGGCTCAGATCGATCTCCACACAATCGGATTCGCAGGCCCCCGATACATTGGGCTCGGAAGACCGCGCCGAGCGATGGAGTACCGCACGTGTTGGCGTGATCCGCAGCGATTCGTCGGTCACGGCGGCCTGCCCGTCGACGATCAGCGAGTAGTCCGCTTCGGATTGCGGCGGCCAGACCAGGCCGACGGCCGGCCGTGCCAGCGCGTTCTCTCGGCTCCGGCGACCGATGCCGTTTACGACCAGGGTGCCGCCGTGCAGCACCGCGGCGACTGCAACCGCATGCGGCGCGCCTGTGGTGCTGGTCGTCATCAGGTACGCGAAGCGGTACCGCGTGATGACGTGTGCTAAGTTCGGCAATTCGACCGCACTACTCATGCCCACACCCTCCTATTCAGTGCCGCATCTCTCACGTGATCCGTCGTGCTGAACAGAATCGCAAGCTGCGCTCGCGGCCATCCGCTTGACGGCGTTGTTCGGCACCGATCTCATCGACAAATCAGGCAGCCTGCAACATGAACTCCACTTTCACCGCCTCAAACGGAAACACAATGCCGCCCCCCTCGGCTCGCTCAATGAGTCCGGCATTCAGGAGTGCGGTCACGTCCCGATGCACGGCCTTGACGTCACGGCCGACGCGACGAGCAGCCTCTCGGATCGACACCGGGCCCGCGCCGCACAGTACCTTCAGCAGTTCCCATCGCTTCGCAGATAAAACCTCCCATAGCAGTTCAGGAGTCGCGAAGCTGATACGTGCCGAGTGCTCGGGTTTTCCCGCCTTTCCGACCCGCACGACGTCGGCCATTGCCTCGGCGGGCGTACGTACATCAAGAATCACGGTTTTCACGGTTCCACCTCGCTATGTCGCGTTGAAAATCGGCGACGAGTTGTTCAAGAGTAGTAAATTCGTAGGTACTCTCCTTGCCGCCCATATGTCGATGGTCGCCTTTCCCCACCTCATTGTCGTATCGCAGGACGCATGCACCTCTCACTACATAGACCAGCCGGTATTTGAAGTCATGAGTCGACCCGACCACTGGCTTCGGCATTTGCCATAAGACCAGTTCGGCGAACGCCTCTGCGGAGTAGATGATGCGTCTTCGAAGGAGTTGAGTCGCCTTCATGTTGGGGACATTACCAACACTCAGCTATGTTGTCAATTGCTCCATCACCGCCCGGGTGTATCGCGGTGCCGAACTATAAATGAGCCGCACTTGAAACCGACTCAGACTGGCGACCTTTCTCAGCCGTCCTGTAGTCGATCCGCCGGGCGACGTTAGGGACGCATGGACCGATAACGCGGCGCGATGTGGGGGCCTGAATTCTCATGCTCTCGATATCGCCGAGCCTTACGCCCGGCGCTCAGCCGCCGGAACGCGCCGCCGAAAGCGAACGAGCTACGAGGACCGTTCGGCGCGTTCCGGCGGCTGCAGCGTGTTGTAGTTAGGCAGGCTTGCGAGTCGACTTAGGGTTGACCTCCGAAGCATCAACCGTGAGAGCACTTGGTTCTGAAAAGCGTTGTAGCCCCAACTTGACAATTGGAACGATCGCCGCCGGACGCACGTCCTCTGGCGACGGGCCGATGTTCCCGGCGGCGATTCCGAACTCAACGTACACGCCCCACAGGCCTTCATGGATCCCCTGTTGGCGGACGAGGGCAGCCGCGATCTCTTTGAATGTGTACGTATACTGCTGCACTTCGGGCATTAGTTCACCACCTCCCTAAAATCTTGTCGCACAAAGAGGTACCTGTTGGCGCTGCTGTGCACGGCGTTAACGCAAGGCTTCTGAAATGCGCGTGCGGAGTACGCCCGAAGCGTGTCTTCCAAAGACGACCAAGACTTCTCCGATGTGCTGTACCCAGCCGGAAGGTGCACCAGCCATTCCGCAAGTTCGATATATCTGTCGTTAGCAGAGGTGTGCTTGCTTGCGTTATCCGCAAGATCGATCTTCCATCGCGTGCCGAGTGCCGTTGAAATCTCTACGAGGGTCTTCAGTGTGACATTGGGATTACCGTTCAGCAGACGTGTAACCTGGGAACGATCCTTTCCGAGCGTCTCCGCGAGTGCGCTTCGATTCATCCCAACTTCAGCCATGCGAGCGACGATCCGTTCACTGATCCCGAGCATGAGCTTCTGGGTTTCGTATCCCGCCCTCCCGGCCAGACTCTCGACGCGCTTAGCCAGCCAGCCCTTCATAGATGAGATTCCTTTCTCTCTTGGCTTCGAGCACTTCGGCGCGAAGCTTCACTGCCCGACGGAACTCCCGTCGAGGCATCTTTTGCCCCTGCTTGAAATAGCCGTGCGTTACGACGATCACCCTTCGAAGGCCGGGATCGTAGAAGAACACCAGGCGCACCCGACTAGGCTTTAGCGCAAAGAACCCGTCGCTCTCGACGTTGCACTTCTTGTCGTTGCGAGGGATTCCTTGCGTCGCCACGTACTCCAACATCGCGATTGTCGCGTCTTCGTCATTCCCGGATAGGTCTTCGAGGAAGTCACGCACGCCCGGAAGCGCATAAATCGTGAATCCTGAGGCACTTCCGGTGGCGATGAGTTCCAACCTCACGGATTGACTCCAACATCCACGGCGATGCTACCTCCTGTTGACATAAATGTCAACCGCGACAACTCGGTGGGCATTCCCGAGCCCGGTTAACTATAGGTGAGCCGCTCTTGAGTCCGACAAAGGCTGGCGGCCTTGGCCGCCCTATAGTCGATCCGCCGGGCGAGGTTGGGGGCACATGGCGCGATAACGCGGCGCCCACTGTCTGGCGTCCAGCAGTTGCTCCCACTGCTGGAGCGAGGTTTGCTGGGCGAGCCCCTGGCGTTGGGCCTCGATTCCCACGGCCAGCGCGATTTGGCGCGATAGGGCGCGGATCTCTGCAAGCGGCGGCAGGAGGGGCGCGTCGAGTCCTGCCGGCTTGGGCGTACTGTCGCTCAGGACCCGTGCGGCGGCCAGGAACATCTCGTCTGTGACACGCCGGGCCCCCGAGGCGATCACGCCGAGCCCCAGCCCTGGGAAGACATAGGCGTTGTTGCACTGACTGATCGGGATGGTGCGCCCCTGGTACGCGACAGCCGGGAAGGGGCTGCCGGTTGCCACCAGCGCCCGCCCCTCGGTCCAGGCCACGAGGTCGACCGGCGAGGCTTCGCACTGGGCTGTCGGGTTGGAGAGCGGCATGAGGATGGGGCGCTCGACCTGCCGGGCCATGGTTCGGATCACGTCTTCGGTGAAGAGACCGGGCTGGCCGGTCACGCCGATCAGCACCGTCGGCTGGACGCGGCGCACCACCTCGGCCAGGGGAATCTCTCCGGCCGGCCCGCGCTCCCAGCCGGCAAGCCGCTCCAGCGGCCGGCAGTAACGCTCCTGAGCCGGCTTGAGATCGCGCATCCCTGTGTGCAACAGACCGTGGCGCCCGACCAGCCAGAGCCGCGATCTGGCCTCATCCTCGGATAACCCCTCCCGGACCAGCGCCGCCACCAGCAGATCACTGATGCCCGTTCCGGCCGAGCCGGGGCCCAGGATGACGACGCGCTGGCTGCCCAAGGGACGGCCCGTGGCCTTTCCCCCGGTCAGCAAGGCGGCGAGGGTCACGGCCCCGGTTCCCTGGATGTCGTCGTTGAAACTGCAGAGCCGGTCGCGGTAGCGATCCCGCAGTCGGCGGGCATTATCCTTGCCAAAGTCCTCCCACTGCAGCAGCACGCCGGGCAGGTGCCGCTCCACCGCCTGCACGAATTCCTCCACGAAGGCGTCGTAGTCCGGCCTGCGCACGCGCTCATGCCGCCAGCCGAGGTAGTGCGGATCCGCCAGCCTCTCCGGGTTATTCGTCCCAACGTCGAGGACGATCGGGAGTGTTCGGCCAGGGTCTACCCCGCCGCACACGGTGTACAGGGCCAGCTTCCCGACTGAAATGCCGATCCCGCCCACGCCCTGATCGCCGAGCCCGAGGATGCGCTCGCCATCGGTCACGACGATCACGTCTACCTGGCGATACGGCCGGTTTTCCAGAATGGCGTCCAGCTCGTGTCGTTGTGGGTAGGAGATGAACAGTCCGCGAGATCGGTGGTAAATATGGCTGTAGCGCTGACAGACTTCTCCCACCTCCGGCGTGTAGATGATCGGGAGCATCTCGGTAAGGTGGTCGTGCAGCAGACGGTAAAATAGCGTTTCGTTCCGGTCCTGCAGGGCGCGCAGAAAGAGAAAGCGCTCCAGCGCTGTCGTCTTCTTCAGGTACTCCTCATACCTCCGTGTCGCCTGCCCCTCCAAGGTGCTGACGTAGGAAGGCAGCAGGCCGACCAGGCCGAAGTCGCGCCGCTCCTGTTCGGAAAAGGCCGTTCCCTTGTTCAAGAGGGAGCAGTCGAGCAACAGCCGACCCCGGAGGGGGATCTCCATGACCGTCTCGCCCGTACGATCATCGATCACTTCCGTCACATCGATCATGTCCATGCCCTCACATCGATGCACTCTATAACGAGGCGATCCGAGGTGTCAATGTATCCATCAGGAGCGACGAGAAAAACAGTGCTGAGTCCACATGCAAGAAACCACGAAGAGTGGTAACTTGTAGGAGGCCAAGCGGAGCGCTATATTGTCATTAGAGGTTGGATTGCTCCGTGAAGGGGGTGCCATGTCGGCCACAACGACCCTGGCAGAGGTCTTGACGCAACTCACCAAAGAAGGGGAGTTGTACGAAAAACTTCCCAACCGGCGGGTGCGGTGTTATGCCTGCGGCCATCGATGTCTGATCCCGGAAGGACGCCAGGGGGTCTGCCGGGTCCGGTACAATAAGGGGGGCGCCCTGCAGGTTCCGACCGGCTACGTCGGGGCGCTACAGGTCGATCCAGTCGAGAAGAAGCCATTCTTCCATGCTCTTCCGGGATCGCTGGCCTTAAGCTTCGGGATGCTGGGATGCGACTTCCACTGCGGGTACTGCTTGAACTGGATCACGTCGCAGGCATTGCGCGATCCCGCCGCAGTGAGTCCGCCAGAGCTGGTGACGGCCGACGAATTAGTGAACATGGCGAAGCGGCATGGCGCGCCGATGGTCGCCAGTACCTACAATGAGCCGCTGATCACCAGCGAGTGGGCGGTCGAGATCTTCCGCGTGGCCAAAGCGCGCGGCCTCAAGACCGCCTACATCAGCAACGGGAACGGCACGCCGGAGGTGCTCGATTATCTGAAGCCCTGGGTGGACCTGTACAAGGTAGACCTGAAGGGGTTTAATGACGCCAATTACCGGAAGCTGGGCGGAGTGCTGGGCAACGTTCTGGACACCATCAGGCTGCTGGTTGAGAAGCGATTCTGGGTCGAGATCGTGACGCTCGTTGTGCCGGGATTTAACGATTCTGACAAGGAGTTGGCGCAGATCGCCGAGTTTCTGGCCTCCGTTTCCGTCGATCTGCCGTGGCATGTGACGGCCTTCCATCAGGATTACAAGATGTTGGACCACGCCAACACGGCAGCCGCCACCCTGTTCCGGGCCGCTGAGATCGGCAGGCGGGCCGGTCTGCATTACGTCTATGTCGGTAATCTGCCGGGCCGTGTCGGCCATCACGAGAACACCTACTGCCCCGCCTGCCGTACCTTGCTGATCGAGCGGCACGGCTACACCATCCTCAAGAACGCTATCCAGGAAGGCGCCTGCCCCACCTGCCAAACCTCCATCCCCGGCGTCTGGAATTAGCCCCAAGACTCTTTTCCCGGCACCACTCGCAGCCCCGTTAGACGCCGGCGAGAGAAAAGGGTTGACCATGGCGACGGTATGACGTATGGTCATACCTAGAGGTATCACATGCCCAGATCAAAGATTGCCATATCCCTCGATAAGTCCACCTTGGAACGCCTCGACAAGCTTGTCGAGGAAGCCGCCTTTCCAAGCAGGAGTCAGGCGATTCAGGAAGCAGTGGAGGAAAAACTGACGCGTCTGGAACAAAACCGCTTGGCTAGGGAGTGCGCGAAACTCGATCCCGCATTCGAGAAGGCGCTCGCCGAGGAAGGCTTATCTGAGGATGTTTCGGAATGGCCCGAATACTGAGGGGAGAGATTCGTTGGGCCGATCTCAACCCGGTCCGCGGAAAGGAACAAGCGGGGCTGCGCCCCGTACTCATCCTCAGCCACGACGTATTCAACGAACGCTCCGGCACGGTGATCGCCGTAGCGCTCACGAACTAGCCTCAGCAAGCTGGTTTCCCTCTGACTCTTGAGCTTCGGTCAAAAGAACTGCCGAAGAAATCATGGGCGAAGATCAGCCAGATTCGCACACTGGCGGTTGAACGGATCGGCCGGCGAATCGGGGAAGCGAGCCTCGAGGATCTGGCTCAGGTCGTCGAAGGACTGAATGAGATCATTGGCCGCTGACCCCTTCGAGCATATCTTCTGCCACGCCTATCACACCCTCCTGATCGAGCGGCACGGCTACACTATCCTCAAGAACGCTATCCAGGAAAGCGCCTGATCTGGAGACCGTGATAGCGGAGGCCGATCGACTATTAGCAGAAGATTGACCGGTGAAAATTCTCTTCACCCCGTCCGCATAGACTCAATTTCTTTCCGCTCTCGCCTATATCCGCGGCGATAAACCCACCACCGCGTTGCGATTCCGCCGACGTGCGGAAACTGCCTTGAAAAGACTAATCCAATTCCCGGAATCAGGCCGGGTGATTCCGGAGTTTCCAGAGCTACCTCACCGTGAAGTCGTGGTGGCGCCGTATCGCTTTTTCTATCGTGTCAAGGGGAAGGCGATCTGGATCGTTGGAGTGTGGCATGGCGCGCAACTTCCGGCTGTTTCAGAGGATGTTGAAGGCGTCTAGCAGATATTATTCGACGCCACCACCTGAGATTGTGCTGGTCGGTCTTTGCCGACACCAATCGGTGCCGTGCGGACTTGACAAGTTCCTTGAAAGACAGGAGAATCGCGGCATTCGTCGAAAGTTTCTGATCGTGATATACCGGTTAGTATACGCAATGGTTAGGCTCACTTCGGAGAGGGTTCTATATGCCTTGCTGGTTACAAATCGCTCAAGGACTGCTCGCTCCCTTGATCGCCATCATTACGACCTACATCGCATGGCAGCAATGGAATGCAACCAAGCTGAAGATGAGAATGGAAAGATACGAGCGAAGGCTAAAGTACCGTAGGCTGGGTTGAGGAACAAAACCCAGCTCAATAACCTCGGTGGTATTACTGGAGGTCGCGACGTGTCAAACGGGGTAAGCGGGTTGCTGGGATTCGGTTTGCTCATCCCAGCCTACCGCACTGCGGGATTGCTTCGGCTTCGCCTCGCAATACCGCATGCGCCGGCGGCGCGCCCATGGCCTTAGAAGTTACGACGTTCAGCAAAATCCCCCCTAACCCCCCTTTTCAAAGGGGGGGGAACGGGAAGGATTTTAGGATAGGTGGGGAACCTTTCTAACCGATGACACAGGACAAGAAAGCCAGAAACATGCACCTGGTCATTCGCACGCTGAAGGCGGGGTGGCATGATAAGGACGAGGTGATGCTCCATGCGGTGTTCCAACTACTGGTGGACTTCGTGGAGCAAGAGCAGCCCGACAAGCACATCGACTGGAGTCACGACGACGATCATCAACAGGCGTGGAAGGAGATACGCGCCCTCTACCGATGGTGGACGACGACACGCCCAAGCCGACGGAGTCCTCTGGATGACAAGAAGATTGCCGTACCACCGCTACGGTTTGAGAAGATCGCAGGGACGACGCTCAGCAGGCTGGTGACGCCGGACAAGAAGAAGTATGCGGCCTATTATCGGGCGCTCAAGCAGGATATGCGCTTAGAACAGAAGTGGCGCGAGGAGGATCGGCGCAATCTCCATCGTCTTGTCGAAATTCGAGAGTTCTTATGGATCTGAACCAAGGCATGGCTAACCAGAGCTGACAATTGGCGCGCAACAAGCTGCGCGCTTCGCTCTTGGTTAGCCGTCTGCGGACGACGACCTACTCGTAGGAGGAGACACCTTCAGGGGTGCATTCGCCTGGTGGTCGGGTAGTCCGGTGCACCGTTAGACGCGTTCGAGCCAGCCTTGCTTGAGGTTGACTCTTTCTGGCTCGGTAGCGTATTCTAGCAATTAGCGTTTCAGTCGCGGGAGGAATTTATGAAAGCAAAGGTCACAGACAAAGGTGTGGTTATCCCAAAGGAGTTCCTGGAGGGGGTCGAAGAGGTGGAGATCCGGAAAGAAGATCACTGCATTGTGGTCGTACCGACCATCGAGGGTGGTGATCTTATCCTCGACCTTGGGAAGCACCCTGTTGCGTGCGGTGCGCCCGACGCCTCTGAGCAGCATGACAGGTATCTTTACGGCTCTGCCTCATGACATCTGTTTTCCTTGATACCGCCTTTCTCATCGCGCTTGAGGCGGCGGATGACCAGCACCATGAAGCTGCGTTCAAGCACTGGCGAAACTTGACTATGTCGTTGCCACCGCTGGTGACCACGTCCTACATTCTCGCCGAAGTAGTCACCTTCTTTAACAGTCGCAACCGACATGCCAAAGCTGTCGAAGTCGGCAGTCTCCTGATGCATAGTCCTTCAGTTGAGCTTGTGCACGTCAATGATGCGCTGTTCCATGAGGCGTGGCGGTACTTCACGCAGCACAGCGACAAGTCTTACTCGCTGACTGACTGCATCTCATTCGTGGTGATGGAACGGCTTGGCATACGCATGGCTCTGACTTTTGATCAACACTTTGTCCAGGCGGGGTTTGAAAAGCTGCCTTGAGGCGTCTGCCGTGCCTGGGGCCATAAGCCTACCGATTGGTTTGTGATTGACACTGCTGCGGGGTAAAGTCATGGAATATGAAATGACGCTGACTGCTAGTGGAGGTTCTCGCCGCTCGCTCTCCACATCGGTTACGGGTTCGTCAACACCGCCGTAACCGACTCACACCCGCATCGCCGCAACGCCTATCTCCAGGTCTTTAAGCTCCACAATTCCTTTGCAAGGGGCGTGGACTCACGTACAATTGTTGCGTTGACTGGCCTGATCCTCTGATATCTGACTACGGAGGCGTGAGATTTTCGCGAAGTTTGCCCAGCTTCGACCGTACCTGTACCGGCACCGGCGGTTCCTGTTTATTGGCCTCGGTGCGCTGATCATGACCGACCTGTGCGGGCTGGCTATCCCGTGGCTGACCAAGGACGCGCTGGACACCCTCCTGGCCGGTTCTGGGACGGCCATCACGCTCTGGAAGTATCCCGCCCTGATCGCGCTGGCCGCCGGTGTGCAGGTGATCTTTCGGTACTTCTGGCGGACCTACGTGTTCGGGTTTTCGCGCCACATCGAGTGGGATGTCAGAAACGCCATCTTTGCCCACCTGCAGCGGCTGCCGCTCAGTTATTTCAGCCATACCAAAACCGGCGACCTGATGTCTCGGCTGACCAACGATATGGTCTCCCTCCGCGAGATGCTGGGGATGGGGGCCATGGCCTCGCTCGACGCCGTGTTGATGATGTCCGCCAGCCTGCTGCTCATGGTGGTCATCGATCCGTGGCTGACGTTGTGGAGCCTCCTGCCCCTGCCGGGCATCACCGCCCTCATGCTGGTGGCCGGCAACCGCATCTTCAACCGATATCGCGATATCCAGCGCCACCTCAGCACCCTCAGCACCTTTGTCCAGGAGAATCTGGCCGGCATCCGGGTTGTCCAGGCCTACGCGCAGGAGGAGAATCAACAGGAGTACTTCGGCGGGTTGAGCCGGGAGTACCGGGTCAAGAACCTTGATCTGGTCAAGCGCTGGGGATATTTCTGGCCGGTGACCAGCTTTCTGTCCGGCTTGGCCGCGACGGTTGTCTTGTGGCTTGGCGGCCGCAAGGTGGCCATGCAGACGATGTCGCTCGGAGAACTGGCCGCCTTCTACGGCTACCTGGCCATGCTGACCTGGCCCATGATGGCGGTCGGATACGTGATCACGCTTTATCAGCGCGGTTCGGCCGCGCTGGCCCGGCTCTTTGAGATTCTGGACGCGCCGGTTGCGGCCGGGTATCAGACGCCGGGAACTGGGCAGGTGTCGAAATTACACGGCAAGATCGAATTCCGCAATCTGTCGTTTCGCTATGCCCCAGATGCGCCGCTCGTGTTGCAAGGGATCACGCTGACCATTCCGGCCGGTACCTGGTGCGGGATAGTGGGCGAGACCGGCGCCGGGAAGAGCACGCTGGTCAGCCTCCTGCCGCGCCTGCACGAAGCGCCACCTGGAACCATTTTCATCGACGACGTTGAACTGCGCGAACTCCCGTTGCAGACCCTGAAGCATGCGATCGGCTTGGTCTCTCAGGATATCTTTCTGTTCTCCGACACCATCCGGGAAAACATCCTGTTCGGCAACGGGGGCGCCACATCGGAAGAGCTCGATATGGCGGTCGACCTCGCCCAATTGACACCCAGCATCCAGGGGTTTACCCACCAGTTCGACACGATACTGGGGGAGCGGGGGGTCAGGCTGTCCGGCGGCCAGAAACAACGGACTGCCCTGGCTCGAGCCCTCATCAAGAATTCGCCTATCCTGATCCTGGACGACGCCTTCTCCAGCGTAGACACCGAGACCGAGGAGCGGATCCTCGAGCAGTTGAAAGGGTTCATGCGCGG
This genomic window contains:
- a CDS encoding plasmid stabilization protein, giving the protein MAEVIWTEPALSDLDAIADYIALDNPEAAKILVQNVFRHVGQLADHPKSGSKPQELKGWRYRQIVEPPCRIFYREEGSRVYVLHVMRGERLLRPAVLVTRSKGTTK
- a CDS encoding prevent-host-death protein, whose protein sequence is MRTELVTTLKRQATELLSELERNKEPILITQHGVPSAYLVDVDTYEALQHRMSLLEGIARGEKAIEEGRTLTHAQAKKRMTRWLK
- a CDS encoding PemK-like protein, yielding MRPPCRGEVWLVDLGLAAKIRPCLVLGVPHAEEDRALITVVPHTTSLRGTGYEIAVPVPFLRSGAFDAQGIVTVPTVRLMRPLGILSPEQLQAVVAGVCFWIGIDIRS
- a CDS encoding MarR family protein; the encoded protein is MKTVILDVRTPAEAMADVVRVGKAGKPEHSARISFATPELLWEVLSAKRWELLKVLCGAGPVSIREAARRVGRDVKAVHRDVTALLNAGLIERAEGGGIVFPFEAVKVEFMLQAA
- a CDS encoding helix-turn-helix protein, encoding MKGWLAKRVESLAGRAGYETQKLMLGISERIVARMAEVGMNRSALAETLGKDRSQVTRLLNGNPNVTLKTLVEISTALGTRWKIDLADNASKHTSANDRYIELAEWLVHLPAGYSTSEKSWSSLEDTLRAYSARAFQKPCVNAVHSSANRYLFVRQDFREVVN
- a CDS encoding malate dehydrogenase: MIDVTEVIDDRTGETVMEIPLRGRLLLDCSLLNKGTAFSEQERRDFGLVGLLPSYVSTLEGQATRRYEEYLKKTTALERFLFLRALQDRNETLFYRLLHDHLTEMLPIIYTPEVGEVCQRYSHIYHRSRGLFISYPQRHELDAILENRPYRQVDVIVVTDGERILGLGDQGVGGIGISVGKLALYTVCGGVDPGRTLPIVLDVGTNNPERLADPHYLGWRHERVRRPDYDAFVEEFVQAVERHLPGVLLQWEDFGKDNARRLRDRYRDRLCSFNDDIQGTGAVTLAALLTGGKATGRPLGSQRVVILGPGSAGTGISDLLVAALVREGLSEDEARSRLWLVGRHGLLHTGMRDLKPAQERYCRPLERLAGWERGPAGEIPLAEVVRRVQPTVLIGVTGQPGLFTEDVIRTMARQVERPILMPLSNPTAQCEASPVDLVAWTEGRALVATGSPFPAVAYQGRTIPISQCNNAYVFPGLGLGVIASGARRVTDEMFLAAARVLSDSTPKPAGLDAPLLPPLAEIRALSRQIALAVGIEAQRQGLAQQTSLQQWEQLLDARQWAPRYRAMCPQPRPADRL
- a CDS encoding pyruvate formate-lyase activating enzyme encodes the protein MSATTTLAEVLTQLTKEGELYEKLPNRRVRCYACGHRCLIPEGRQGVCRVRYNKGGALQVPTGYVGALQVDPVEKKPFFHALPGSLALSFGMLGCDFHCGYCLNWITSQALRDPAAVSPPELVTADELVNMAKRHGAPMVASTYNEPLITSEWAVEIFRVAKARGLKTAYISNGNGTPEVLDYLKPWVDLYKVDLKGFNDANYRKLGGVLGNVLDTIRLLVEKRFWVEIVTLVVPGFNDSDKELAQIAEFLASVSVDLPWHVTAFHQDYKMLDHANTAAATLFRAAEIGRRAGLHYVYVGNLPGRVGHHENTYCPACRTLLIERHGYTILKNAIQEGACPTCQTSIPGVWN
- the nikR gene encoding Putative nickel-responsive regulator, with the protein product MPRSKIAISLDKSTLERLDKLVEEAAFPSRSQAIQEAVEEKLTRLEQNRLARECAKLDPAFEKALAEEGLSEDVSEWPEY
- the mazF gene encoding mRNA interferase MazF, with product MARILRGEIRWADLNPVRGKEQAGLRPVLILSHDVFNERSGTVIAVALTN
- a CDS encoding Ribonuclease VapC20 gives rise to the protein MTSVFLDTAFLIALEAADDQHHEAAFKHWRNLTMSLPPLVTTSYILAEVVTFFNSRNRHAKAVEVGSLLMHSPSVELVHVNDALFHEAWRYFTQHSDKSYSLTDCISFVVMERLGIRMALTFDQHFVQAGFEKLP
- a CDS encoding ABC transporter (permease and ATP-binding protein), coding for MTDLCGLAIPWLTKDALDTLLAGSGTAITLWKYPALIALAAGVQVIFRYFWRTYVFGFSRHIEWDVRNAIFAHLQRLPLSYFSHTKTGDLMSRLTNDMVSLREMLGMGAMASLDAVLMMSASLLLMVVIDPWLTLWSLLPLPGITALMLVAGNRIFNRYRDIQRHLSTLSTFVQENLAGIRVVQAYAQEENQQEYFGGLSREYRVKNLDLVKRWGYFWPVTSFLSGLAATVVLWLGGRKVAMQTMSLGELAAFYGYLAMLTWPMMAVGYVITLYQRGSAALARLFEILDAPVAAGYQTPGTGQVSKLHGKIEFRNLSFRYAPDAPLVLQGITLTIPAGTWCGIVGETGAGKSTLVSLLPRLHEAPPGTIFIDDVELRELPLQTLKHAIGLVSQDIFLFSDTIRENILFGNGGATSEELDMAVDLAQLTPSIQGFTHQFDTILGERGVRLSGGQKQRTALARALIKNSPILILDDAFSSVDTETEERILEQLKGFMRGRTAIVISHRISTVMAADQIIYLKDGRIVERGSHETLLALRGHYYRMYRRQLLTRELDALSDNGGARR